GATTTTATGCATAGCAGCGAGGAACTGCTCCGGTGTTTTTGGTACTTCCGTTACGCCGGCATCCTTAAACACTTTTTTATTGTAAACGATTCCCAGTGTATTGATGGCCATCGGGAGACCGTAGTACTTGCCTTCGAATCGGTGAGCGTCGATCTGCGAATATTTCGCTTTATCAGCTTCATAATCGCCAAGCGGCTCAAAGAAATTAGGAAAATCCTTAGGCTCAACGTTATTAGGGATCAGCAGCACGTCACCGTAATCCGAAGTATTCATGCGGATCTTAATATTATTTTCGTAATCCTGGACAGCTTCCCATTTTACTTTGATATCAGGGTAAACTTTATTAAATTCTGCAGTAAATTCATTTTGCAGTGTATCCACAATATCCGTACGCTGCGTGAGCACAGTGATTGAGCCGCTTGGCTTCTTATCTCCCGAGGCTGTCGCAGCGGCTGAAGCTGCAGGCGATGCGGCATTTGTAGCTGCAGGCGAATTTGTAGCGCTTTCATTGTTGCCAGTATTGCTGCCGCAGGCGGTTAGCATACCTGTAGCAAGTACGACCACCATCGGCAGCGTAAACATTGTTTTTTTCACTTGCTATTCCCCCTTGAAATTAAGTTATCGATTAAGTTACAAATTAACTATATGATGATATCGCTTACATGTCAATATTTACTTGTTGATTTGTTATTGTATTTTTAGTTGTTAGCACTAATAACTAACTATTTGTTGTTTGTATCGGCTTTTATGGGCAAATTAAAAAGCATGAGCTTATCGTTCTGGCTCATACTTGTTAAGTTACTTATATATTCCGCAAGTCCCGCACGGAGTCCCGATAGATGATCTTTCCTTTGACCGTTACTCGACCGTGTGAGCTGCTGCTGTCTTTGATTTTTCGCATCATCATGGATGCAGCCGATCGTGACATCTCTTCCATATTCACTTCCACGGTGGTTAGATTTGGTTGCGCCAGCGTTGCAAAGATATCATTATCGAACCCAACCACCGAACAATCCTCAGGGACACTGTAGCCTTGTTTTTGCAGCGTTGTCACCAAATGATAGGCAATCTGATCACAGTTGCATACGAATGCAGTCGGCATCTTCGCCGGCATCTTCAAATCAATGTACTTGCCCTTGTTGTCACGGTCCTTAATCACGTAATCTTCGGGAAATGAAATGTCGTGCTCAAGCATGGACTTATAGTAGCCAAGGAACCGATCCTGAATGCTGCTGGTCGCACGGATATCTCCGACAAAAGCAATGTCCCGATGTCCCAGCTTGATTAAGTAGTTCGTCAGGTCATAAACCCCGTAGAAGCTATCCGTAATCACACAGTCGACTTCAGGCTGGTCATTGTAAAAATCAAGCAGGACGACGGAAACTCCCGTATCCAGGAACATATCCATATATTGGATGTTAAGTTGGCCCAAAATAATAAAGCCGTCCACTTTTTTCTCGCGGTAAATTCTCGGCAGTACAAGCTCTTCCTCGTCTTCCACGCTCAGAATATGCAAGATGCCGGAGTAATCATATTCCTCCAGCACTTTATTTAATATTTGATAGAATTGCATGTAAAAAGCTTGGGTTGCTCCGGTGAACCGCTCCGGAATGATAATGCCGATATTATAAAACAGGCCTTCTTTCATCGACTTGGCCAGTGTGTTGAAGCGGTAGCCCATCTCTGCAGCCAAATCTTTAATTTTCTTTCTTAGCTCCTCGCTTACGCCTTCTTTATCGTTAATAGCCTTCGAAACGGTCACACTGCTTACACCGAGCCTCTCAGCTATGTCCCGCATCGTCACATTCTCACTCATAGGAAAGCTCACCCCCAGTTGCTAGGAAACTATGCCAAGTGTAAGATGATTAGCATAGTTATCGATAAAGTATGAGTTAACTCATACTCACCTTACTATGGTGGTCATATTTTGTCAAATGAGCTTGTAGGGGCCAGTCGATTACCATGGTATACATGAGATAAACGGCTTACTCCGTCCTTTAATGGCGAGTACGTTTATAAAAAAATATAAGCCGAATTATGGAGTGAAACTTATACATTCTTATATTTGGACAAAAGACCGCACAGCGTGATGAATCATCCATCAAATCGCTAGTGCGGTCTATGCATGGGAAGGTTACTCTGCGAGTATCAATCTTGCCAGCGCAGCCAGATCCTCCACATCAATCTTGCCGTCTCCGTTCAAATCTCCCTGCTTCACATCATTCCAATTCGCATCTGTAGAGACAGCGCCGTAAGCTTTAGCCACGATGGCAAGGTCGCCGACGCTAACCCTGTTATCATGATTGCTATCGCCAGGCATCCGCTGAATAACGGAATTGAGGAACGTATCTAGCGCAGTATGCAGGTTCGCGACTGCCTGCTCAACCTGAGCCTGCGTTGCTGCTGCATTGTCAACAATTTGCTGAGCGCTTGTAATAGCCGTTTGCAGCGCAGCTTTCGCCCCTGCTGGATACTCGCCTGCATGCGTACCTTCAACAGCTGCGTCGTGCTTCGTCTGAGCTTCTAGAATCAGTGCATTCAGTGCCGATTTGTCAATCTGGCTCACTTGGACGGAATACACAGCCCCTTCGAGCACTGCTTCGATTCCTTCTGCATTCGCCGTGGATAACCCGGACACTCTCACTAGAGCGGAGCCGCTTGCAGCCCCTTCTTTCACTTTAAAGGTCAGCTTCATCCAATTTGCATTCGGACTGGTTTGAGCTTCTCCAAAATGAACGCCAAGCAGACGTTCGGTGCCGGCATCGACCGCTTTATGGTCGACAATGACGAATTTGGACTCGTCAAGTGTATCTGCTGACACAAGCTCTACTTGCTGTGGATCGTACGTCACAGTGATATCTTCAGCCAATACTTGCTGGTCGACGTGGCTTAGTCCGTATGTGATTTCAAACTGAGAACCGGGGATTACTTGATCAGGTCCTGCCAGTACAGCACCAGCCGTAGTAGACGCTGCTTCGTTCACCTGTACTTCACTTACAGCGATATATCCTCCGTCAACAGTTGATGCCGTAATCCGTGCCGTCCCTTCACTCAAGGCCGTAACTTTGCCCGATTCGTCCACAACAGCAACTTCCTCATTGCTGCTTGACCATAAGATCGAAGGATTAGCGGCATTAGCTGGCTGAACTGCTGCCTGTAACTGCGCGTCCGAGCCTTTTTCCAAGACAACATGCTCTTGATCGACGGAAATACCGCTTACGGGAACATCCGCACTAGGCGTTTCAACTGTTGGCACCTGACTCTGCAGCAGATTGTACTCCGATTCTGTAACAGGAAGTACTGTACCGTGCCGAGGGCGGGATGGCAGTTCATAGTTAGAAGACATTGTCCAATTGCCCGAAGCTAAATCCGTTGTTTCAAAAGGTACGTACCCTCTGCCGCCAAATTCATCGATGAACAGATACCATTTGTTCTCGGTGTTGGATTTGAATACCGTCGGTCCTTCACCACGGCTGATGGACCCTTTGCCAACGCCTTCTTTTACCATTGTGAAATTCGGATCGAAGATAGAATTGCCCGCTTCCTCAAAAACAAACTTCCCATTTGGCGTAGAGGTCGAATTATTTCTCTCATCCTTCGTAAAGCGGTATACCTTACCGTCATTTTGGATCATCGTTGTATCAATCGTTGAATAGCCGTAATCCAAGTATTCAGCCGGCTCCGAGAATGTATAGAAGTCTCTGGTTTTTGCATACATAATCCGCTGATAGCTGCTGCCTGAATGCGCCGCATCATCGTAGATTTTGGATGCCCAGAAGACCACGTATTCGCCGGTAGAATGATCATATGCAATCTCAGGGGCCCAGGTATTGCCTGCTTCCGGCGGAGATACTTCGGCCATGCGCTGATTGGACCAATGGATCAGGTCATCGGATTCCCAAACCATAATGGATCGGCTACCAGCGGTTTGTGCACGCGTCCAGTCGCCGCTTCCGTACATTTTCAAATCGGTTGCGATCATGTAGAACTTATCGCCTTCAGGCGAACGCATAATAAACGGATCTCGAAGTCCTTTCTCACCTAAATCGGAAGTAATCGCAGGATTTCCTCCGTTAAGTTCCGTCCAATGCAGCGGGTCATTGCCTTGACTTCGGGCAAAATAAATTTGCTCGCCATTTGAGTAGCCTTCACCTGTGAAGTATCCAAACAAATAGCCTGAATACGCTTGGGAAGCAGGCAATTCCTTTACTTTTGCTGCAAAAGCCTTGGTAAGTACTGCCGCTCCTGAAGTGATCGTCGCTGTTAGCTTAATCGTCGTATCTCCGCTTCCGTTAGCAGGGCGGGTCACTTCACCTGTAGGCGTAATAACCGAAGGGTTCTCCGACTTCCACGTAATCACCGAACCGTTGCTTCCGGAAGTCGGAAGCGTCAAGTTGCCTCGCACATCGTCAATATGGTGAACCACCAAGCCTGCGGCGTCCAGAAGTACAGCTTCTTCTGCACTAGATTGGCGAATAACGGTAAACGTAAATGTTCGATTCACCGTATTCGTCCCATCCGTTACCGCTGCCGTGAGTGTAACCGTTTGATTGCCGTCCTCAAAGGCAGGACGATTAACAACGCCCGAGCTGCTGATCACGTTAGCTTTGTCTGAAGTCCAGGATATGGTCGTACCATAGCTTCCCTGTGTCGGTAAGCTAAGATTACTCATGATGCTTTCCGCATCCGTGTTCGTACCTAGTAGACCAGACTCGGTTAATTGATCGGCTGCGCTGTCCAAAGAAAGATGGTCCATCTTGGATATTTTCTGCTCGGCCTCTTCTTCCAGATTGGAGATTTGATCGGCGGATAAAGCGGTTTTGTAAATTTGAAAATCTGAGATCATGCCGCCAAAATAAGGGTCAGCTGAATAAAACGATTTGCCCAGAAAACCGCTTAGCCCGGTTGCATCCTTAATTTGTGCAAGTGTCATATCTCCAGTTGATCCCGTAGCCACCTGAACGCCGTCAATATACGTCGTCAGCGTTTTGTTAGAACCCGAAAGAACTGTAGTTACCAGTTTCCATGTGTTGGATGTTAGCGTCGGAGCTTTCGCTGATAGCTCATTTCTCCAACCATTCGTGGCAATACCGAACCGTGCTGTGCCGTCCGAATTATATTTAGGTGTAAAATATAAATAATTCGTGCTGGCTCCCGTTTGTCCTAGCGCATATACCCACTCCACGGGATTCTTGCCGCTCCAGTTGACTAGAGTAGAAACCGTGATATCCGTTAAATTGTCCAGGACTCCAGTAGGAATCGAGATATAGGAGCTCGTGCTGCCCCCAGTAAAGCTGATCGCGCCTGCTTCAGCGGTTTTCATCCAGGAAGCATTCTGCGGATTGACCCAGGTTCCGTCGTAATGTCCCGTCTGATCTTTCACCACAGAACCATTCAAATCTTTCATATCGTAGTGCAGGATAAGATCGGCATCAGTCGAAGTTTCCGCAGCGGACACGGACCCAGGTACAGCACCGATAACACTTCCGAAGGTTAACACCGTAGCTAACAGGGTAGTGAAACTCTTTTTCATAGGGATCCTCCCAGGTATGTAGTTGTCAGGTCTTCTTGAGGCTCAACTCGATAAAGATGTATCCTCTCCCCTCATGTATACGATTTCAATTGATACAATTCGTATCTTTCATTTCATAAACTTACACCCGCAGAGACGATAAATCAATAGAAAAAATTTCAGAAAAACTAGAAAAATTTGAGGTGCTGGACACGTTCTTGGAATCTAAATCCAAGGCTACAAAATAACCCCAATAAATAGAGCGTTAGCTGTATCTAACCAGATTAATGTACTTTGCGGGAAGTCTCAAAATTTAAGAAAAAGCCGTTTCAGGCTTTTCTACCTGAAAACGGCCTCTAATATTTAAGCACACAGACTGGAAAATTCAACTGCCCCTTCTTCTCCATCCGAACACCCGGACGTGCACGATCGCCTTCGTCACCCAATGCGTTATAACATACAACAAGATAAAGAGCAGGATTAAGGGCTTGAATAAAAACCATGCCACAATCCAGGCGAGCCAGATTTGCCACGCTTTCATTTTCCGAAGAATACGAGAAGGCCAAAGAAACATACGATACAATTTGTTGCTGTGCTGTAGCGCCTGGAGATACTCATCTTGAAACTGTTTAGACTCCGGATTAAGCCGGACTGCACTGCGCATATAGCTCTCTTGCAAATCATAGTCTCCACGCCTTGATGCCGCCCAAGCCAAGTAGAGAAGCACGTGAGACGTTTCCGCATCATATCGAATAGCTTCCCGGTCCAATTGTCTTGATGCCTCGTCATTACCCAGAAGAGCCTCTTGATAGCTGAGCATCGCCAAATAAATCGGTGTTTCCGGCTCAAGCTCGAGTGCTAACAGCAGCTGCTCCTTGGACTCTTTGAACTTCCCTTTTTTATTCAACCGATTCGCTTTCAGGAAGAAATAGTGCGCCTCATAAGGGTCAATGCGCTGAGCCTCTGTAAGGGCCCGTTCAAATTCATGGTCCTTATCAGTCTCATAATAGACTCCCACGAGAACAAACCAGGCATGCTGATGCTCCGGACTCCTCTTAAGGGCTTCTTTGGTTTCATGTAGCGCTTTGTCATAATCATTCAACTTGAGGAATACGCGGGCTCGCAGCGCATAGGCATCTGCATCCTCCGGGTCTTGCTGTAAGATTTTTTCCAACTCCACAAGAGCTTCCTTATACCTCTTCCAGCTAATCAGCTGGTGTGCGGCAGCATAAGCCGCTTGAATCGGATTATCGGCTGTCATTGCTTCCACCACTCCTGCCGCTACTTGATTCCATGTTGTTTCATATAATCCAACACAAGTTTGTAATCTTGGTTGACGTCGCTAAAGGTTGCATAATTCTTCGCTGTAGAGAACCAATCCAGAGTCGTCGCTTTGCGATCTTTTGCCGCTGTTAACAAATCTTCCTGCGAAATAGGCTGTATCTCGCCGGTCTCGAATGTCCGCTCCATCGCACACTCTACGGCATCCTTAACCACCTGCTCAAGATCAGCTCCCGAAAACAGCTTGGTCTGCGCAGCAATCTTCGCAAGCTTTAAGTTGCCGGTTGGCTTGCCGGAAAGCTTCAGCTCCAGAATGGCTTCACGCTCTGCTTCCTGTGGAGGCGGTACGAAGACAAGGTGATTAAACCTTCCCGGACGACGCAACGCAGAATCAAGGTACCATGGCGTGTTGGTAGCACCAATTACGAATACTTGATCATTATTCGCCTGCAGACCGTCAAGCTCCAGCAGCAGCTGATTCACAAGCATCCGATCGTGATGCTGCCTCATTTGATGGCGGCTTCCTCCCATAGCATCCAATTCATCTATGAAAATGACGCACGGCTTATTCTCCCTGGCTTTTTCAAAAATATCATGCAGATTATGCTCACTCTGCCCCACATACATCGAAAGTATGGCCTGCAGTTCGATATGCAAGAAATTCGCATCGATCTCTCCGGCAACCGCCCTCGCGATAAAGGTCTTCCCGCAGCCCGGGGGCCCGTAAAGCAGCAGGCTTCCTCCGGCCTCTTTGCCGTAAGCTGCAAAAACCTCCGGCTGCTTGAGTGGAAGGATGAAATTCATGCGAATTTTCTTCTTAACATCCTCCAAGCCGCCTACATCCGCGAATGTCTCCTTGGGCTTTTCCGATTCTACAAGCATCTGATCATCTTTGCTGAATTGAATGAGCTTCAGTTTATTTTTTCTCCGCTCCGAAAGTTCATCTTGGTCGGACATCGGTCTCCCCCTCCTTAGCTATGTAAAATTATTTTAGCATAACTGCATGAGTAGAGGCATCCTTTCGGTTGGAACACCAACCTTACCGTTCACACGTTGATCTGCAACCGCCGTTCGCGCAATCGCCTAATATTCCCATTCCCATCACCCCTTTATTTCAGAAAATATGAAAGAATTATATAGGTGACATATCTACATAAACAACTTAAGACTCGGAGGCATGCAGCATGAAATCATGGATCATCATTCTAGGCGCCTCACTTCTCCTTATTGGGGGCTGCACTTTTAAATTCCGTACCTGGCACGAACGTGCC
This genomic window from Paenibacillus hexagrammi contains:
- a CDS encoding tetratricopeptide repeat protein: MTADNPIQAAYAAAHQLISWKRYKEALVELEKILQQDPEDADAYALRARVFLKLNDYDKALHETKEALKRSPEHQHAWFVLVGVYYETDKDHEFERALTEAQRIDPYEAHYFFLKANRLNKKGKFKESKEQLLLALELEPETPIYLAMLSYQEALLGNDEASRQLDREAIRYDAETSHVLLYLAWAASRRGDYDLQESYMRSAVRLNPESKQFQDEYLQALQHSNKLYRMFLWPSRILRKMKAWQIWLAWIVAWFLFKPLILLFILLYVITHWVTKAIVHVRVFGWRRRGS
- a CDS encoding immunoglobulin-like domain-containing protein, which translates into the protein MKKSFTTLLATVLTFGSVIGAVPGSVSAAETSTDADLILHYDMKDLNGSVVKDQTGHYDGTWVNPQNASWMKTAEAGAISFTGGSTSSYISIPTGVLDNLTDITVSTLVNWSGKNPVEWVYALGQTGASTNYLYFTPKYNSDGTARFGIATNGWRNELSAKAPTLTSNTWKLVTTVLSGSNKTLTTYIDGVQVATGSTGDMTLAQIKDATGLSGFLGKSFYSADPYFGGMISDFQIYKTALSADQISNLEEEAEQKISKMDHLSLDSAADQLTESGLLGTNTDAESIMSNLSLPTQGSYGTTISWTSDKANVISSSGVVNRPAFEDGNQTVTLTAAVTDGTNTVNRTFTFTVIRQSSAEEAVLLDAAGLVVHHIDDVRGNLTLPTSGSNGSVITWKSENPSVITPTGEVTRPANGSGDTTIKLTATITSGAAVLTKAFAAKVKELPASQAYSGYLFGYFTGEGYSNGEQIYFARSQGNDPLHWTELNGGNPAITSDLGEKGLRDPFIMRSPEGDKFYMIATDLKMYGSGDWTRAQTAGSRSIMVWESDDLIHWSNQRMAEVSPPEAGNTWAPEIAYDHSTGEYVVFWASKIYDDAAHSGSSYQRIMYAKTRDFYTFSEPAEYLDYGYSTIDTTMIQNDGKVYRFTKDERNNSTSTPNGKFVFEEAGNSIFDPNFTMVKEGVGKGSISRGEGPTVFKSNTENKWYLFIDEFGGRGYVPFETTDLASGNWTMSSNYELPSRPRHGTVLPVTESEYNLLQSQVPTVETPSADVPVSGISVDQEHVVLEKGSDAQLQAAVQPANAANPSILWSSSNEEVAVVDESGKVTALSEGTARITASTVDGGYIAVSEVQVNEAASTTAGAVLAGPDQVIPGSQFEITYGLSHVDQQVLAEDITVTYDPQQVELVSADTLDESKFVIVDHKAVDAGTERLLGVHFGEAQTSPNANWMKLTFKVKEGAASGSALVRVSGLSTANAEGIEAVLEGAVYSVQVSQIDKSALNALILEAQTKHDAAVEGTHAGEYPAGAKAALQTAITSAQQIVDNAAATQAQVEQAVANLHTALDTFLNSVIQRMPGDSNHDNRVSVGDLAIVAKAYGAVSTDANWNDVKQGDLNGDGKIDVEDLAALARLILAE
- a CDS encoding ATP-binding protein, encoding MSDQDELSERRKNKLKLIQFSKDDQMLVESEKPKETFADVGGLEDVKKKIRMNFILPLKQPEVFAAYGKEAGGSLLLYGPPGCGKTFIARAVAGEIDANFLHIELQAILSMYVGQSEHNLHDIFEKARENKPCVIFIDELDAMGGSRHQMRQHHDRMLVNQLLLELDGLQANNDQVFVIGATNTPWYLDSALRRPGRFNHLVFVPPPQEAEREAILELKLSGKPTGNLKLAKIAAQTKLFSGADLEQVVKDAVECAMERTFETGEIQPISQEDLLTAAKDRKATTLDWFSTAKNYATFSDVNQDYKLVLDYMKQHGIK
- a CDS encoding LacI family DNA-binding transcriptional regulator, translating into MSENVTMRDIAERLGVSSVTVSKAINDKEGVSEELRKKIKDLAAEMGYRFNTLAKSMKEGLFYNIGIIIPERFTGATQAFYMQFYQILNKVLEEYDYSGILHILSVEDEEELVLPRIYREKKVDGFIILGQLNIQYMDMFLDTGVSVVLLDFYNDQPEVDCVITDSFYGVYDLTNYLIKLGHRDIAFVGDIRATSSIQDRFLGYYKSMLEHDISFPEDYVIKDRDNKGKYIDLKMPAKMPTAFVCNCDQIAYHLVTTLQKQGYSVPEDCSVVGFDNDIFATLAQPNLTTVEVNMEEMSRSAASMMMRKIKDSSSSHGRVTVKGKIIYRDSVRDLRNI